AGTATGGTCTCTTGCACTTCCGTCACGGACCGCTTGATAAACCGCGTGTTGTCAATGGAGATGTCCATCCTGTAATCGGCCGGAAGCTCTTTCTTGATCTGCTCGAACCGTCGGTAGAATTCATCGGCAATTTCGAGGTAGTTGCTCCCGGGCTGCGGAATGACGCCGACAGCCACCATCGGAACACCTGACTGGCGAAGGATAAATTCTTCGTTTTCCGGTCCAAGGACTGCGTATCCGACATCACTGAAGCGAACCGTCCGGTTAGCCTCGGTTTTCAGGATGAGGTTGTTAAACTCCTCTTCCGTTCTCATCCTTCCTTTTGTATTGACGATAAGCTCTGTCTGGTCGCCGGAGAGCTTCCCCGACGGGAGATCGACGTTCTCCCTGTTGAGGGCAGTCCTTACGTCAAGCGGCGTCAGGCCGTACGCCACAAGCTTCCTGGGATCCAGCCACATGCGCATGGAGTACCGCTTCTGTCCGCGGATCTGGACCGAACTCACTCCGGGAATCGTCTGAAGGTTCTGAGCGATGACGTTCTCAGCGTAGTCGCTCACCTCAAGCTGATTCTTCGTATCGCTCTGCAGCGTGAGCGATATGATGTCATCGGAATTAGCATCCGCTTTCGTCACGACGGGCGGGTTGTCAACATCCTGTGGCAGCGATCGGGTGGCTCCGGATACTTTGTCGCGCACGTCATTTGCCGCGGCTTCGAGATCAGAGTCGAGGTTGAACTCCACGGTGATGTTGCTGCTCCCCTGGCTGCTGCTTGAAGAGATGTTGCGGACGCCGGCAATGCCGTTGATCGCTTTTTCGAGCGGTTCGGTTATTTGCGACTCGATGACGCTCGCGTTCGCGCCCGCGTAACTCGTCCGGACGCTGATGATCGGAGGATCGATGGCAGGATATTCACGAATGCCGAGGAATGTGAAGCTGATGATCCCAAACAGCAGGATGACCAGCGACATCACAATCGCCAGAACGGGGCGTTTGATACTTATCGAAGCGAGACTCATAGTGGAGATCTTCTCAGAGTAAACCGATGACTATACTATTGATTGACCGTCACGTTGACCGGCATGCCGGGACGCAGCTGGAGGATCCCCGTTGTGAGGACGGTATCTCCCTCAGAGAGTCCGGAGATGATTTGAATGACGGAGGGCGTACGGACTCCTGTCTTGACAGACACGCTCACCACAACTCCGTTCTTTTTTACGAGGACTGTCTGCCCTTTCAAAACAGGGATGATCGCCTGGGTAGGAACCATCAAGGCGCCGCCTGGTTGTTTCAGTCGCAATTCGACATGCACATAGCCGCCCGGGTAAATTGCTTCACTCTTGTTCTCGCACAGAGCGCGCAGCTGCACGGTGCGCGTCGCGGGCTCGATCTCGGGTTCAATGGCATACACCTTCCCCATGAACTGCAGATTTGTCTCGTCGCTCTGTAACTTCACCAGGTCACCCACGCGAACTTTTCCGGCGTATTTTTCGGGTATCGCAAAATCCACCTTTAGTGGGTTGATCTTCTGGACACTCGCGATGCGCGTCGTGGGAGCCACATAACTCCCTTCGCTCACGTAGCGCAGTCCAACGATCCCATCAAAGGGAGCTCGGATTTCCCGCTTACGGATGGAGGCGACGAGATTTTCGCGATCTGCATTCAGGGTAGCAAGCATGCTGATCGCAACATCGTGCTGTTCCTTACTCGTGTTGCCGGTCTCCAGAAGTCTCTTCTGCCTCTCGGCCTGATCGGCCGCGAGCTGAATCTGAAGTTCGGTCTTTTTCAGTTGAGCCTGCAGATCATCGCAGTTGAGTTTGAGCAGCAAGTCGTTCTTCCTGACGTGGGCCCCTTCCTTGAACGTAATGGTCTGCACGATACCCGATGCTTCTGCG
The genomic region above belongs to Ignavibacteriales bacterium and contains:
- a CDS encoding efflux RND transporter periplasmic adaptor subunit, with amino-acid sequence MAKLLRVTLVLTVLSCSLGFLSCSSKSNEGPAQRAGGRPGGMTVSGVVVTSQPLDNVVNSSGTVLASESVDLAAEASGIVQTITFKEGAHVRKNDLLLKLNCDDLQAQLKKTELQIQLAADQAERQKRLLETGNTSKEQHDVAISMLATLNADRENLVASIRKREIRAPFDGIVGLRYVSEGSYVAPTTRIASVQKINPLKVDFAIPEKYAGKVRVGDLVKLQSDETNLQFMGKVYAIEPEIEPATRTVQLRALCENKSEAIYPGGYVHVELRLKQPGGALMVPTQAIIPVLKGQTVLVKKNGVVVSVSVKTGVRTPSVIQIISGLSEGDTVLTTGILQLRPGMPVNVTVNQ